The following are from one region of the Arcobacter defluvii genome:
- the tyrS gene encoding tyrosine--tRNA ligase translates to MENRIKEALNEIKRGCAEIIDIEAIEKLIKKYFETGENFFVKAGFDPTAPDLHLGHTVLIQKLATFQKFGGIIQFLIGDFTATIGDPTGKSETRKVLSSEQVLKNAETYKEQVFKILDSNKTQVVFNSSWLKELGTGGLIALASNLTVARMLERDDFSKRYASNTPIAVSEFLYPLLQGYDSVAMNTDIELGGTDQKFNLLMGRTLQKAYNCKKQQAVLMMPILEGLDGVQKMSKSLGNYIGVTDEPFDMFGKILSISDELMWRYFELLSSKSLKEIEDIQNGVKNGTLHPKKVKEELAMEIVDRFHGAGFGEKAKEEFERVFAKKDIPTDMPEFIFEDSIWICQALVDSKLVDSTSQARRDIKANAVSINQEKINDDKLNLEKGEYILQKGKKSFAKIVIK, encoded by the coding sequence ATGGAAAATAGAATTAAAGAAGCATTAAATGAAATAAAAAGAGGATGCGCAGAAATAATTGATATTGAAGCAATTGAAAAATTAATAAAAAAATATTTTGAAACAGGTGAAAATTTTTTTGTAAAAGCTGGTTTTGATCCAACTGCTCCTGACTTACATTTAGGACATACAGTATTAATTCAAAAACTTGCAACTTTTCAAAAATTTGGTGGAATTATTCAATTTTTGATTGGAGATTTTACTGCAACTATTGGAGATCCAACAGGGAAAAGTGAAACAAGAAAAGTTTTAAGTAGTGAACAAGTATTAAAAAATGCAGAAACATATAAAGAACAAGTATTTAAAATTTTAGATTCAAATAAAACTCAAGTAGTATTTAATAGTTCTTGGCTAAAAGAGTTAGGAACAGGTGGTTTAATTGCACTTGCTTCAAATTTAACAGTTGCAAGAATGTTAGAACGTGATGATTTTTCAAAAAGATATGCATCAAATACACCAATAGCTGTAAGTGAATTTTTATATCCTTTATTGCAAGGTTATGATTCTGTTGCTATGAATACAGATATTGAACTTGGAGGAACAGACCAAAAATTCAATCTTCTAATGGGAAGAACTTTACAAAAAGCATACAATTGTAAAAAACAACAAGCTGTTTTAATGATGCCAATTCTTGAAGGATTAGATGGTGTTCAAAAAATGTCTAAATCTTTAGGTAACTATATTGGAGTTACAGATGAACCTTTTGATATGTTTGGAAAAATTCTTTCAATTTCTGATGAACTAATGTGGAGATATTTTGAATTATTATCTTCAAAATCTTTAAAAGAAATTGAAGATATTCAAAATGGTGTAAAAAATGGTACATTACATCCTAAAAAAGTAAAAGAAGAATTAGCAATGGAAATAGTAGATAGATTCCATGGTGCTGGTTTTGGTGAAAAAGCAAAAGAAGAATTTGAAAGAGTATTCGCAAAAAAAGACATTCCAACAGATATGCCAGAATTTATTTTTGAAGATTCTATCTGGATTTGTCAAGCTTTAGTTGATTCAAAATTAGTTGATTCAACTTCACAAGCAAGACGGGATATAAAAGCAAATGCGGTATCAATTAATCAAGAAAAAATAAATGATGATAAGTTAAATTTAGAAAAAGGTGAATATATTTTACAAAAAGGTAAAAAAAGTTTCGCTAAGATAGTAATAAAATAG
- a CDS encoding RelA/SpoT family protein, with protein MEQFFKEIQHINSVEDAINKLKTQIDISPKLYEIINFIIEAHEGQFRKSGEPYCVHPILVACVTASFSKDEAIIATALLHDVVEDTEYSLDFVNDAWGSDIAHMVDGLTKIVEIREHEFVTSKDANDSKIISSALTFRKMLIASIDDPRVLVVKLCDRLHNMLTLSVLPPNKQKRIAEETLVVYVPIANRLGISTLKNSLEDLAFFYIYPNEYKKIDLFLKEHEHAMQLSFNNFITTTKNLLEKNGFDLDKIKIYSRIKHHYSIYLKMQRKGISIEEVLDLFAIRILVDKDIDCYKVLGFIHLEYKPLISRFKDYVATPKENGYQTIHTTVFYNSKVYEIQIRSFEMNKIAEYGIAAHWIYKTGVKNTTNLNWLKSLEFSNENIEEFYQETKADLYNEEIIVYSPKGEVFTLPVGSTAYDFAFAVHTNIGKRAVSCHINKIKKSLLTVLKSTDIVSIEIGDETVVRCSWIEMIKTSRAKKQIKLLCAHRQKEIDELSGKNIINTVFSRYYEDITKIYPVESLYKIPQILDFFKHTKLIIEKNIIRDKGLMTRFKILTSKIKEYKFDNILIYSNFSISSVSFDHCCHPKFGDDIVAFRNGNDAIIHHKMCDKAYNKIKTNQEMLFCKWTQNSVYQYKMVISIPNTRGELAKVLTYMAQYEFYILGVEFGRQKHSYIQYCDIEFETNKSSIDEVRRIIEKKVKVIEFFSKKDAYNK; from the coding sequence ATGGAGCAATTTTTCAAAGAAATTCAGCACATAAATAGTGTTGAAGATGCTATTAACAAACTAAAAACTCAGATTGATATATCACCTAAGTTATATGAAATTATTAACTTTATTATAGAAGCACATGAGGGTCAATTTAGAAAAAGTGGTGAGCCTTATTGTGTTCATCCAATACTAGTTGCTTGTGTAACTGCTAGTTTTTCAAAAGATGAAGCAATCATCGCAACTGCTTTACTACATGATGTAGTAGAAGATACAGAATATTCTTTAGATTTTGTAAATGATGCTTGGGGTAGTGATATTGCACATATGGTTGATGGACTTACAAAGATTGTTGAAATAAGAGAACATGAATTTGTAACTTCAAAAGATGCAAATGATTCTAAGATTATCTCTTCTGCACTAACTTTTAGAAAAATGCTTATTGCATCAATAGATGATCCAAGAGTTTTAGTTGTAAAACTGTGTGACAGACTTCATAATATGCTAACGCTTAGTGTTTTACCTCCAAATAAACAAAAAAGAATTGCTGAAGAAACATTGGTTGTTTATGTTCCAATTGCAAATAGATTAGGAATTTCAACTTTAAAAAATTCTCTTGAAGATTTAGCCTTTTTTTATATTTATCCAAATGAATATAAAAAAATTGATCTTTTTTTAAAAGAACATGAACATGCAATGCAGTTAAGTTTTAATAATTTTATTACTACTACTAAAAATTTATTAGAAAAAAATGGTTTTGATTTAGATAAAATAAAAATATACTCAAGAATAAAACATCACTATTCAATTTATTTAAAAATGCAAAGAAAAGGTATTTCTATTGAAGAAGTTTTAGATTTATTTGCAATTAGAATTTTAGTTGATAAAGACATAGATTGCTATAAAGTTTTAGGATTTATTCATTTAGAATATAAACCTTTAATTTCAAGATTTAAAGATTATGTTGCAACTCCAAAAGAGAATGGTTATCAAACAATTCATACTACAGTATTTTATAACTCTAAAGTTTATGAAATACAAATTCGTTCTTTTGAAATGAATAAGATTGCAGAATATGGAATAGCAGCACATTGGATTTATAAAACTGGTGTAAAAAATACAACAAATCTTAACTGGTTAAAATCATTAGAATTTTCAAATGAAAATATAGAAGAATTTTATCAAGAAACAAAAGCTGATTTGTATAATGAAGAGATTATAGTTTATTCACCAAAGGGAGAAGTTTTTACACTTCCAGTTGGTTCAACTGCTTATGATTTTGCTTTTGCAGTTCACACAAATATTGGTAAACGTGCTGTTTCTTGTCATATTAACAAAATAAAGAAATCTCTTTTAACTGTTTTAAAAAGTACCGATATTGTATCAATTGAAATTGGAGATGAGACTGTTGTTCGATGTTCATGGATAGAAATGATTAAAACTTCGCGTGCTAAAAAACAGATAAAACTACTTTGTGCACATAGACAAAAAGAGATTGATGAATTATCTGGTAAAAATATTATTAATACTGTTTTTTCAAGATATTATGAAGATATAACAAAAATTTATCCTGTTGAATCATTGTATAAAATACCTCAAATTTTAGATTTTTTCAAACATACAAAATTAATTATTGAAAAAAATATAATTAGAGATAAAGGTCTAATGACTAGATTTAAGATATTAACAAGTAAAATAAAAGAGTATAAATTTGACAATATCTTAATATATTCAAATTTCAGTATAAGTTCTGTATCATTTGACCATTGTTGTCATCCTAAATTTGGAGATGACATAGTAGCATTTAGAAATGGTAATGATGCTATAATTCATCACAAAATGTGTGATAAAGCTTACAATAAAATAAAAACAAATCAAGAAATGCTTTTTTGTAAATGGACTCAAAATAGTGTATATCAATACAAAATGGTAATAAGTATTCCAAATACGAGAGGTGAATTAGCCAAAGTTTTAACTTATATGGCACAATATGAATTTTATATCTTAGGTGTAGAATTTGGAAGACAAAAACATTCATATATTCAATATTGTGATATTGAATTTGAAACAAATAAATCAAGTATTGATGAAGTAAGAAGAATAATAGAGAAAAAAGTTAAAGTTATCGAGTTCTTTTCAAAAAAAGATGCTTATAATAAATAA
- a CDS encoding DNA-directed RNA polymerase subunit omega, producing MIRLEERISKALKQVDNDRYILAIAVGQRADELSKGAKPLLELNTQKMKYTDIAIDEIASGLLKIEGFVDKK from the coding sequence ATGATAAGATTAGAAGAGAGAATTTCAAAAGCATTAAAACAAGTTGATAATGACAGATATATTTTAGCAATTGCAGTTGGTCAAAGAGCAGATGAATTAAGTAAAGGTGCAAAACCTTTATTAGAATTAAATACTCAAAAAATGAAATATACAGATATTGCAATAGATGAAATTGCAAGTGGACTTCTTAAAATTGAAGGATTTGTTGATAAAAAATAA
- the pyrH gene encoding UMP kinase has protein sequence MNKRVLVKFSGEALAGAEGYGIDTQILDYIAEEIKSLVENNIQVGIVIGGGNIIRGVTAAADGVIKRTSADYMGMLGTVINGIAMQEALEYKGLSARLQTAIKMEQIAEPFIVRKAMRHLEKGRVVIFGAGTGNPYFTTDTGATLRATEIGASMLIKATKVDGVYDKDPMKYPDAKKLETLSYDKALEDHIKVMDDTAIALAKDNKLPIVVANMSEKGNLLKIISGDYSKCSIVK, from the coding sequence ATGAACAAACGGGTACTTGTTAAATTTTCTGGTGAAGCACTAGCTGGTGCTGAAGGTTATGGTATTGATACTCAAATACTTGATTATATAGCTGAAGAGATAAAAAGTTTAGTAGAAAACAATATTCAAGTTGGTATTGTTATTGGTGGTGGTAATATTATTCGGGGTGTAACTGCCGCTGCTGATGGTGTAATAAAAAGAACAAGTGCTGATTATATGGGAATGTTAGGAACTGTTATAAATGGTATAGCAATGCAAGAAGCCTTAGAGTATAAAGGGCTTAGTGCAAGACTTCAAACTGCGATAAAAATGGAACAAATAGCTGAACCATTTATTGTTAGAAAAGCAATGAGACATTTAGAAAAAGGTAGAGTTGTGATATTTGGAGCTGGGACAGGAAATCCATACTTCACAACAGATACAGGTGCAACATTAAGAGCAACAGAAATTGGTGCATCAATGTTAATAAAAGCAACAAAAGTTGATGGTGTTTATGATAAAGATCCAATGAAATATCCTGATGCAAAGAAATTAGAAACTTTATCGTATGATAAAGCATTAGAAGACCATATCAAAGTTATGGATGATACAGCAATTGCATTGGCAAAAGACAATAAACTTCCAATAGTTGTTGCAAATATGAGTGAAAAAGGCAATTTACTTAAAATCATTAGTGGTGATTATAGTAAATGTTCAATCGTTAAATAA
- a CDS encoding ATP-binding protein, with protein sequence MKNLEACYEINFSKINFIERKVKIENPKTIISGAPKTGKSYLIYDFLSNFKAKDYLYVDFSDLRNDLNDISKNLQEFIKKNEISVLILENFDFSFLLPQCENIIISTTSKQNIEGFEQINLNALDFEEYLLHDNKHQNITQSFNSFLKFGNLPEIINLEEHKKIQRLQEIIKLICKDETQYEIIKIMIENIDEKKSLFQLFNSLKTKIKLSKDKFYEICKILENNKIIFFLSKYNQEKTSKKIFCYNYSFLNAISYTKKFKNEFSNMIFLELLNKNDEIFYLDNIDFYIKSKNIAIVSIPFFNTSLNNNLVKKIIKNASELNINEINIITISNSEKINDPKIKINVIPFYEWAIS encoded by the coding sequence ATGAAAAATTTAGAAGCTTGCTATGAAATTAATTTTTCGAAAATTAATTTTATAGAAAGAAAAGTCAAAATTGAAAATCCAAAAACTATCATAAGTGGTGCTCCAAAGACAGGAAAAAGTTATTTAATTTATGATTTTTTATCAAATTTTAAAGCAAAAGATTATCTTTATGTAGATTTCTCAGATTTGAGAAATGATTTAAATGATATTTCAAAAAATTTACAAGAATTTATAAAAAAAAATGAAATTAGTGTTTTAATTTTAGAAAATTTTGATTTTTCTTTCTTACTTCCTCAATGTGAGAACATCATAATTTCAACAACCTCGAAACAAAATATTGAAGGTTTTGAGCAAATAAATCTAAATGCATTAGATTTTGAAGAGTATCTTTTACATGATAATAAACATCAAAATATTACTCAAAGTTTTAATAGTTTTTTAAAATTTGGAAATCTTCCTGAAATTATAAATCTTGAGGAGCATAAAAAAATTCAACGGTTACAAGAGATTATTAAACTTATTTGTAAAGATGAGACACAATATGAAATAATTAAAATAATGATTGAAAATATTGATGAAAAAAAATCCCTTTTTCAATTGTTTAATTCACTAAAAACAAAAATCAAACTCTCAAAAGATAAATTTTATGAAATCTGCAAAATTTTAGAAAATAATAAAATTATATTTTTTTTATCAAAATATAATCAAGAAAAAACATCAAAAAAAATCTTTTGCTACAATTACTCTTTTTTAAATGCCATATCATATACGAAAAAGTTTAAAAATGAATTTTCAAATATGATTTTTTTAGAACTTTTAAATAAAAATGACGAAATTTTTTATTTAGATAATATTGATTTTTATATAAAATCTAAAAATATAGCAATAGTTTCAATTCCATTCTTTAATACTTCTTTAAATAATAATTTAGTAAAAAAAATAATAAAAAATGCATCTGAATTAAATATAAATGAAATAAATATAATAACTATTTCAAATAGTGAAAAAATTAATGACCCAAAAATTAAAATAAATGTAATTCCTTTTTATGAATGGGCTATAAGCTAA
- the pdxA gene encoding 4-hydroxythreonine-4-phosphate dehydrogenase, translated as MTKELPKIAISIGDLNGIGIEIAFKCHDDISKICHPIYCINNKMLKKASEELKTKIPENFEIHKTKGEFEIKPGTVTKKSGKYSYDSFMDAINLANKKEVDAICTLPINKESWNKAGIRYKGHTEVLRDYFGKNAIMMLGCSKMFVALFTEHIALRKVAKKINEEDLTQFLIDFYNNVKNDNIGVLGLNPHASDNGVLGDEEVEIFKAIKKANKHLGKDIFKGPLVPDTAFSPLSRKNYTYFVAMYHDQGLAPLKALYFDESINVSLNLPIIRTSVDHGTAFNIAYKNENVNTQSYINAIKEAINLVSKQK; from the coding sequence ATGACTAAAGAACTACCTAAAATAGCTATAAGTATAGGTGATTTAAATGGTATTGGAATTGAAATAGCATTTAAATGTCATGATGATATCTCAAAAATTTGTCACCCAATTTATTGCATTAATAATAAAATGTTAAAAAAAGCTTCTGAAGAGTTGAAAACTAAAATTCCAGAAAATTTTGAAATTCATAAAACAAAAGGTGAATTTGAAATAAAACCAGGAACAGTTACAAAAAAATCAGGTAAATACTCTTATGATTCATTTATGGATGCAATAAATTTAGCAAATAAAAAAGAAGTTGATGCAATATGTACACTTCCTATTAATAAAGAATCTTGGAATAAAGCTGGAATAAGATACAAAGGTCATACAGAAGTTTTAAGAGATTATTTTGGTAAAAATGCCATTATGATGCTTGGTTGTTCTAAAATGTTTGTAGCTTTATTTACAGAACATATTGCTTTAAGAAAAGTTGCAAAAAAAATCAATGAAGAAGATCTAACTCAATTTTTAATAGATTTTTATAACAATGTAAAAAATGATAATATCGGTGTTTTAGGCTTAAATCCTCATGCTAGTGATAATGGTGTTTTAGGTGATGAAGAGGTAGAAATCTTTAAAGCTATAAAAAAAGCAAATAAACATTTAGGAAAAGATATTTTTAAAGGGCCATTAGTTCCAGATACAGCATTTTCTCCTCTTTCAAGAAAAAATTATACATATTTTGTTGCTATGTATCATGATCAAGGATTAGCTCCACTCAAAGCTTTATATTTTGATGAAAGTATAAATGTAAGCCTAAATTTACCAATAATTAGAACTTCTGTTGACCATGGAACTGCATTTAACATTGCATATAAAAATGAAAATGTAAATACTCAAAGTTATATAAATGCAATAAAAGAAGCAATAAATTTAGTATCAAAACAAAAATGA
- a CDS encoding pyridoxine 5'-phosphate synthase, whose amino-acid sequence MLLGVNIDHIAVLREARKINDPNPLDALNICKLSGANQITIHLREDRRHIHDEDAIAIINNSSLPVNLECSINSDIIDIVCKLKPTRATLVPENRNEVTTEGGLDVKGNFEKLQKVIDKLHQNEIEVSLFIDPKDEIIELSKELEVEWVELHTGTFANIYAMLYSNLSSTHHSIKELELSKSELKIKLNKSIKEIENSSKLAKKLGLKVAAGHGLNYQNVTFISKVPEIEELNIGQSIIARSIFTGLNQAIIDMKELIKND is encoded by the coding sequence TTGTTACTTGGTGTAAATATTGACCACATTGCAGTTTTGAGAGAAGCTAGAAAGATAAACGACCCTAATCCCCTTGATGCACTTAATATATGTAAACTATCTGGTGCAAACCAAATAACTATTCATTTAAGAGAAGATAGACGTCATATTCACGATGAAGATGCGATTGCTATAATAAATAATTCTTCTCTTCCAGTAAATTTAGAATGTTCAATAAATAGTGATATTATAGATATAGTTTGTAAATTAAAACCAACAAGGGCTACTCTTGTACCTGAAAATAGAAATGAAGTTACAACAGAAGGTGGACTTGATGTCAAAGGAAATTTTGAAAAATTACAAAAAGTAATAGATAAACTTCACCAAAATGAGATTGAAGTTTCTCTTTTTATTGATCCAAAAGATGAAATTATTGAATTATCAAAAGAGTTAGAAGTTGAATGGGTTGAACTTCATACTGGAACATTTGCGAATATTTATGCAATGCTTTATTCAAATTTAAGTTCAACTCATCACTCAATAAAAGAGCTAGAATTAAGTAAAAGTGAATTAAAAATAAAACTTAATAAATCTATAAAAGAGATTGAAAATTCTTCAAAACTTGCAAAAAAATTAGGCTTAAAAGTTGCAGCGGGGCATGGATTAAACTATCAAAATGTGACTTTTATTTCAAAAGTACCTGAAATTGAAGAGTTAAATATAGGTCAAAGTATAATTGCACGTTCTATTTTTACAGGATTAAATCAAGCAATAATTGATATGAAAGAATTAATAAAAAATGACTAA
- a CDS encoding anthranilate synthase component I family protein, protein MNFYTKELFLDQFTPVSIYEKVKSLYQNEITFLFESTINTNSNEGSYSYIIIGDRERVWYDKDTCYYKNEQGDVQIVDSNPLAFLKKYYKNFDKQIYKDKALELGISLIDGFIGNVGYDIGKEFEPKLKNSMNNLVDQLDIPDLDLIRPNIILGFSHKTSKLVMVTSVESKKNELDIIEDILYTTYSYAPLKKATILDEGKFNFTKEKFFEMVSKSKEMIKAGDVFQILMSNRFTQKAIVDHLSFYRALRSKNPSPYLFLLEFERFTIAGSSPEVMIRLVDGHLLLRPIAGTRKRGKNPDRDLELELEMVNDAKERAEHIMLVDLGRNDVGRVARPGTVKVTDLMRVERYSHVMHMVSDVEAIIDDKYDMFDLFMATFTAGTMTGAPKIRAMELIAQFEGIKRNFYSGSIAYFGFDGNMDSAITIRTTMLTDDTVIFQAGAGVVADSNPELEYLEVQNKLAANISTLKDLS, encoded by the coding sequence ATGAATTTTTACACAAAAGAACTTTTTTTAGACCAATTCACACCTGTTTCAATTTATGAAAAAGTAAAATCATTATATCAAAATGAGATTACTTTTTTATTCGAAAGTACAATTAATACTAATTCGAATGAAGGGAGTTACTCTTATATAATTATAGGAGATAGAGAAAGAGTTTGGTATGACAAAGATACTTGTTATTATAAAAATGAACAAGGTGATGTTCAAATTGTAGATTCAAATCCTTTAGCTTTTTTAAAAAAATATTATAAAAATTTTGATAAACAAATATACAAAGATAAAGCTTTAGAATTAGGAATTAGTTTAATAGATGGTTTTATTGGGAATGTTGGTTATGATATTGGAAAAGAATTTGAACCAAAATTAAAAAATTCAATGAATAATTTAGTTGATCAACTAGATATTCCTGATTTGGACTTAATAAGACCAAATATAATTTTAGGATTTTCTCATAAAACTTCAAAACTTGTTATGGTTACATCTGTCGAATCTAAAAAAAATGAACTAGATATAATTGAAGATATTCTCTATACAACTTATTCATATGCTCCTTTAAAAAAAGCAACTATTTTAGATGAAGGTAAATTCAATTTTACAAAAGAAAAATTTTTTGAAATGGTTTCAAAATCTAAAGAGATGATTAAAGCAGGAGATGTTTTTCAAATTTTAATGTCAAATAGATTCACTCAAAAAGCTATCGTGGATCACTTAAGTTTTTATAGAGCATTAAGAAGTAAAAACCCAAGTCCTTATTTATTCTTACTTGAATTTGAAAGATTCACTATTGCAGGGAGTAGTCCAGAAGTTATGATTAGGCTTGTTGATGGGCATTTACTTTTAAGACCAATTGCAGGTACAAGAAAAAGAGGGAAAAATCCTGATAGAGATTTAGAACTTGAACTTGAGATGGTAAATGATGCAAAAGAGAGAGCAGAACATATCATGCTTGTAGATTTAGGGAGAAATGATGTAGGACGTGTTGCACGGCCAGGAACTGTAAAAGTAACAGACTTGATGAGAGTGGAGAGATATTCTCACGTTATGCATATGGTTTCTGATGTTGAAGCTATAATTGATGACAAATACGATATGTTTGATTTATTTATGGCTACTTTTACAGCTGGGACAATGACAGGAGCTCCAAAAATAAGAGCAATGGAATTAATAGCACAATTTGAAGGAATAAAAAGAAACTTCTATTCTGGAAGTATTGCTTATTTTGGTTTTGATGGAAATATGGATAGTGCAATTACAATAAGAACTACTATGTTAACTGATGATACAGTAATTTTCCAAGCAGGTGCTGGAGTTGTTGCTGATTCTAATCCTGAACTTGAATATCTTGAAGTTCAAAATAAACTTGCAGCTAATATCTCAACTTTAAAAGACTTATCTTAA
- a CDS encoding SPOR domain-containing protein: protein MQIKGEEFIKKVQLQQEREELERKLSELEEVEVSINDINLNNNLNMNNDSIGLNRNTQFESNEHELDNIMLGTSNDNNEENKKKYLILGIVLVVLFLLTIIIIRLLTNDPAKDDQFTSNNANSSEIKKLSENNNIEENFQKIINERVKKDSNEPMIPENAIPADQRLQNMQQTTDNEPQQERETIQEEAPSNISNETLDETIKKIEEKKSTQKEKVVQTSEKKANTVKEVSERNVEQKKSVRDLMDSPSSSSISSGYFVQVGAFTKKPSDSYINTIRNAKFKYKVYQQEIKGVTYNKVLIGPYSSKAAASESVEDIKQKLNLTSAFVVKF, encoded by the coding sequence ATGCAAATAAAAGGTGAAGAGTTCATAAAAAAAGTTCAACTTCAACAAGAAAGAGAAGAGTTAGAGCGAAAGCTAAGTGAACTTGAAGAAGTTGAAGTTTCAATTAACGATATTAATCTTAATAATAATTTAAATATGAATAATGATTCAATTGGTTTAAATAGAAATACGCAATTTGAATCAAATGAACATGAACTTGATAATATTATGCTTGGAACTTCAAATGATAATAATGAAGAAAATAAGAAAAAATACCTAATCTTAGGTATTGTTCTTGTAGTACTATTTTTATTAACTATTATTATTATAAGACTTCTTACAAATGATCCAGCTAAGGATGATCAATTCACATCAAATAATGCTAACTCTTCAGAAATAAAAAAATTATCTGAAAATAATAATATTGAGGAAAATTTCCAAAAAATTATTAATGAAAGAGTAAAAAAAGATTCAAATGAACCAATGATCCCTGAAAATGCAATTCCAGCAGATCAAAGGCTTCAAAATATGCAACAAACAACAGATAATGAGCCTCAACAAGAAAGAGAAACTATTCAAGAGGAAGCACCTTCTAATATTTCTAATGAAACTTTAGATGAAACTATAAAAAAAATAGAAGAAAAAAAATCTACTCAAAAAGAAAAAGTAGTTCAAACATCAGAAAAAAAAGCTAATACAGTAAAAGAAGTTAGTGAAAGAAATGTTGAACAAAAAAAATCTGTTAGAGATTTAATGGATTCGCCATCTTCTTCATCAATTTCATCTGGATATTTTGTTCAAGTTGGAGCTTTTACAAAAAAACCATCTGATAGTTATATAAATACAATAAGAAATGCCAAATTTAAATATAAAGTTTATCAACAAGAAATAAAAGGCGTAACATATAATAAAGTTTTAATTGGACCATATTCATCAAAAGCAGCTGCATCTGAAAGTGTGGAAGACATAAAACAAAAACTTAATCTTACAAGTGCCTTTGTTGTTAAATTTTAA
- a CDS encoding serine hydroxymethyltransferase: protein MSFVSSANLKEADNEVFSIIENELKRQTNHLEMIASENFTSPAVMQAMGSVFTNKYAEGYPYKRYYGGCEFADAVEQLAIDRACKIFGCTYANVQPHSGSQANGAVYAALLSAGDKILGMDLSHGGHLTHGSKPSFSGKNYSAFYYGVELDGRINYDKVMEIAKICQPKIIVCGASAYAREIDFKKFREIADAVGAILFADIAHIAGLVAAGEHMSPFPYADVVTTTTHKTLRGPRGGMIMTNDEDIAKKINSAIFPGLQGGPLVHVIAAKAVAFKEILDPSWKDYAKQVKANAKVLAEVLTKRGYDIVSGGTDNHLILVSFLNKPFSGKDADAALGNAGITVNKNTVPGETRSPFVTSGIRIGSPALTARGMKEKEFEIIANKICDVLDNIEDSALHAKISKELEELASNFVIYNQSTF from the coding sequence ATGAGTTTTGTATCAAGCGCAAATCTAAAAGAAGCAGATAATGAAGTATTTTCAATAATAGAAAATGAATTAAAAAGACAAACAAATCATTTAGAAATGATTGCTAGTGAAAACTTCACTAGTCCTGCTGTTATGCAAGCTATGGGTTCTGTTTTTACTAACAAATATGCTGAGGGTTATCCTTATAAAAGATATTATGGTGGTTGTGAGTTTGCTGATGCTGTTGAGCAATTAGCAATTGATAGAGCTTGTAAAATCTTTGGTTGTACTTATGCTAATGTTCAACCTCATTCAGGAAGCCAAGCTAATGGTGCTGTTTATGCTGCATTATTAAGTGCTGGTGATAAAATCTTAGGTATGGATTTATCTCATGGTGGACATTTAACTCATGGTTCTAAACCTTCTTTTTCTGGTAAAAACTATTCTGCTTTTTATTATGGTGTTGAATTAGATGGTAGAATCAATTATGACAAAGTTATGGAAATTGCAAAAATATGTCAACCAAAAATCATTGTATGTGGTGCTTCTGCATACGCAAGAGAAATTGACTTTAAAAAATTCAGAGAAATAGCTGATGCTGTTGGTGCTATTTTATTTGCTGATATTGCTCACATAGCAGGACTTGTTGCTGCTGGTGAACACATGAGTCCATTTCCATATGCTGATGTTGTTACAACTACTACTCACAAGACTTTAAGAGGTCCAAGAGGTGGTATGATTATGACAAATGATGAAGACATTGCTAAAAAAATAAATAGTGCTATTTTCCCAGGATTACAAGGTGGACCACTTGTTCATGTAATTGCTGCAAAAGCTGTTGCATTTAAAGAGATTTTAGATCCATCATGGAAAGATTATGCAAAACAAGTAAAAGCAAATGCAAAAGTATTAGCAGAAGTACTTACAAAAAGAGGATATGACATCGTAAGTGGTGGAACAGATAATCACTTAATTTTAGTATCATTTTTAAATAAACCATTCAGTGGAAAAGATGCAGATGCAGCTTTAGGAAATGCAGGGATTACTGTAAATAAAAATACAGTTCCAGGTGAGACAAGAAGTCCATTTGTAACATCAGGGATTAGAATAGGAAGTCCAGCATTAACTGCACGTGGGATGAAAGAAAAAGAGTTTGAAATTATTGCAAACAAAATTTGTGATGTATTAGATAACATTGAAGATTCAGCATTACATGCTAAAATCAGCAAAGAGTTAGAAGAACTTGCTTCAAACTTTGTGATTTACAATCAATCGACTTTCTAG